Within the Musa acuminata AAA Group cultivar baxijiao chromosome BXJ2-9, Cavendish_Baxijiao_AAA, whole genome shotgun sequence genome, the region AGTCAGAtcgttaagaaaagagaaggtaaTGGCCGTGCTCGTTTCAGCCGcggaggcattgcgatgagcaagCGTGCGGTTTCCGTATGTCACACAAGTCTCCGACCATCCACCAACTGGTCCGTCCCACACGAGTGGTGCGGAAGGTGCACACGCGCGTTCGGCACCTATACCAACACACAACCAGCTCTGGTTGTAATAGAGTACAAGGTAAAGGAAACGATCAAGTTGTCCCTACACCCCCAAATCCATCGCCatggatcatcatcatcatcattagatATAGCCCTCCACGTCGCATCATGCAGAAAACGTGGCATTTATAAACCCATAGAAAAGAGTGCAACCAGCGCCACTGTCATCTTAATTGACATATATGTAATCGCTTGTACCATTGATTTGCAAATCAAAAGCGGCTTTCAAAATGTTATTCAAACCCACCCACCCCCATCTTCTGTGTTCCTTCATCGCCCCGCTTCCAATGACCACACACAAGCATTGACTTATATCAACCGGGAGACAGTGCCGGAGCACCTTGGGAGCGGGGGAAATGGGTGAGCAAAGCTACAGTAGGCTAGGCCGACGGTGGCGGACAAGGAGAGGTTTCCGACTCGGCGCAAACCGCTTCGCGGTTCCCCTTCTACGAGACAGGCTCTGTACTCTCTGGAGTCTCTTCAGCAGATGCGTCCATGTCGCAAAGAGAGGATTCCGGCGAAATGGTTCGCGGTGGCCGTCCAGCAACAGCGGCAGCCGAAGAGGCTTCGTGTCGGAGGGACGGCATGGCGGTCAAATCGAGTGTCGTCTAAGATCATGCGGTGGATCGAACTCCTTCTACACCGAGGCGATAGCTGATTGCTTGGAGTTCATAAAGAGGTCCTCCATGTCAGCGAACGAGGTCTCCACCGTTCCCGGTCGTCAAGCGAGCTAAAAGTGCAAGTTGTATAGCTTGCGGTAAGTGGACGCCGATCGATTGGTTCCTCACAAGTTCTATTCCTCTattcctctcttcctctcttccttcATTCCTCCTCTTATCTTGCCTCCACTCAACCGCGTCAGAGAAGAAAAGGTCCTACGTTTGGTCTTATTGTTTCCAATATCGTGTTGTATATATGTGAGAGTCAGATCAACAGATACAAGTAAGTTTTGGGATATTCTCTCGTTTATAGTTAACTGAACTTGATTTCAGAGATAGAACAGCGTGAGGTTCCTGCTCCACTCTGTAGCTTTCATGTCATTGGATTTATATCACCCGGTCAACTTGTTTGTTCTTGGGACATCTTCCATATCACTGCTCTCTTCTTTCGATATCAGAGGAGCATATTGTGGAGAACTACTCGTCGCTTTGGCAGCTGCTTGGCTTTGtgtattatttgatttatatgtaTTTTCCCCCAGCTTTTGTAGGCTACGTTGCTTCGCTCAAATCTCGCTTTTGTGTGTCGCGGGTTGAATTCTTCAAGCCTGAGAACCTCAAGTGGCACAAAACTAAATGAGACATTAGAGTGGTATCAGCGATCCATTTAAAAACAAAGAGTATATATACAAATCATATGCATAGGTTTATCAACTAATCTCATAACTATCGTTGTTAGACTTgcgattttatatttattattcaaaGTCTCTCTATTCTCTTTGTTGAATTGTTTGAGTGTTACACTTTTGTGAATGGTGACTTACCAAGAACTtgttaatttatttattattttttattttacatgtcaTTTGGGACATTTGTGATGTTTTATTTTGACTAAAACATCCAACAGGCTCCAAAGAATCCTACGGCTTCTTCTTCTTACACCCTTCTTAACTCTCCTCTAGAGAAATTGACTTCCTACACCAAAAGACAAAGGGAACTGTGGATCTGATGTGATAAGGGACGACTTTGGAGTGCCCGGCCATTATAATGTATAGAATACCGACCATGGTTGACCGGACAACTGGGGGAGGCAAGAACGCAGAAATGGAGCAGCCTATCGTTTTCTCCTTCCCCAGCCGCCTTGCCTAGCTATCTGCTGAACCAGCGCAGACGCACCTCGCTGTGACATCCTTCCCGGAAACTTGAGCGGCAATTAACCATGTATGATTGAAACTCCAGCTTTATTAGAGGGAATTGAAGCTGCTGACACCGACCTTTTCTCCATCAAATCGGAGAAAAGGTGATCACTTTTATTCTCTGATCGTTGAGGAACCTACTTTAGATATCTGGGCAAGTTTAAAGTTGTATTAGTCACACTGCTATGGTTAGTAGTTTGGATGGTCATTGTTCTTTATTTGGTGATCCCTCAGTATGATTTTTTTACCCCCATCTTCTTCGTTGGGCGGACATCATCGATCGTCCGAGTCTTTCACTGTGTAATGATCGCGTTTGTTCTGCCACGAGAATCTATTAGTTTGACCCCATCGCCTCCTTTCTTATTGCTTTTATTGCGTGCGCGACTACCTCGACAAAATAAGAAAGAGACATTGATGACAACGGAtcatttatgatattaaaaaaaactaaGGATACTtttcgaaaaaactcaaaaagAAAGACTTTCTCAAGGAAATCACTAAACAAAATTAAAATGAACATTTACAACCccatttttactatttataattttattttttagtatttttaaacTATCACTTtgtaaataaacataaatatttttctGATATTTTTAAACTGTCACTTTGTAAATAAACATCAACAGTGAGCATCTTC harbors:
- the LOC103997706 gene encoding uncharacterized protein LOC103997706, producing the protein MGEQSYSRLGRRWRTRRGFRLGANRFAVPLLRDRLCTLWSLFSRCVHVAKRGFRRNGSRWPSSNSGSRRGFVSEGRHGGQIECRLRSCGGSNSFYTEAIADCLEFIKRSSMSANEVSTVPGRQAS